In Myxococcus stipitatus, the following are encoded in one genomic region:
- a CDS encoding AAA family ATPase, giving the protein MWQAPGTEGPREIHRGRRYVVLRTLGQDGVPRVIKQVRQGPLAAGSAAMLRHEYTLLRELRDSVPHISRAVWLEDEPPRLPVLTLEDSGPHDLQGWQHRRPVEVEVFMELALQATSILAGLHHQHVIHRDINPTNLVMSADGRRLTLVDFDLATRVSGLAPSGGMPAELQWALPYIAPEQTGRMNRPLDHRADLYSLGATFYELLTGLPPFTSSDPVELVHAHLARPPVPLTFVNPALPRVVSDIVLKLLAKMPEERYQSADSLLADLQEVRRRQARHAPGDFELGRLDLARQLSLPERLYGREPQQAELRAARERVRRGPSERVLLSGAAGIGKSALVHDLGRDAAKGDRLLTGKFNQLQGNVPYSAFVQAFQGLAHELMEETPEARDVWRQRLLGALGPHARVITDVIPALEELLGPQPLPPKLGPVESAARFHLLFQSFVQALATPRHALILFLDDLQWADPGSLQLLKSLCGDPGSLHLLFIVAWRPQELGPEHPLPRVLRTLEEEGAIPSRAFELAPLDDGAITALCADTFRRQPEDVAPLARLLLRKTAGNPLFLTRLLRMLHGSGLLSFDWEHGTWTWELERLERVEVTENVVELMLDTIRRLPGQAQHVLEVAACLGDRVELGVLSALVGERDEDAASSLWTLLREGLLIPENEPLHPRAHPDASAPQEAVYRFAHDRVRQAAYSLLTEARRAELHRAAGQWLLRGARGEVLEERLFAIVDHLYRGLDSSTDLAERQTLAELLFRAGLKAKAASAFGAARVYLTRGLSLLPPTEWPRRHEQLFQVHKEAAECAYLSGNGRQAEELLQTAHEHAASAPRKVDLYVLQVLAHLLNGHYEEAVRSGREGLRLFGMELPEDGYVQALSAELVDVEHQLRGRAVEELLNEPPMEDPRHLACVQLLAELVTPAYFVDPDLYAYLNTRALALTLEHGNSRWAPSVYAYHGMLLASRGDAARAESFCHLGISLARRMGDSRQECRALVTLTLNINHWRAPLRTNLSLLRRAITTGLASGDLQYTSYALANVVTTELAMGTELVRILGSIDTSISFARRSGVQVMADVSVLYRQAIRALQGRTHQLARLDDDDFVEKDFLASGQMAHTSLYLRSLLRLFVAYILGDLDEAARMSREVLPYVHFSQGFFRNVDFNVLTSLTSMARAIRIPQERDVALATVEENQRQLGAWARLCPENFRHKHQLVAAEQARVEGRDMEAMGLYDSAIDGAHTQGFLHDEAIANELAGRFHQQLGHKRFATLHLRAALDCFTRWGAQAKVALLEEEFPDLKGVVDRPWIEPGVSPSGLGAPGASLDLLTMLKASETLMGEVVLDRLLEKLMAVCFEAAGATRGALVLEEEGTLQVRAVGAISEPVSLEHTPLSESTQVPVTLLEHACRTGETLVLADAAHQGRFTHDAYVVRRAVKSALAIPIQRHGKTAGVLYLENDLATRAFTPERMGLLRTLSSQIAISLENSRLFEQLHVEVRERRRAEEAVRFLADSGLALAESLDLEKTLAQATRLVVPFLADWCMFSVLDREDELRLVAAAHADPEKDRRLHELFEKYPLACTPPPALVHVLRTGRPFLRAEVTHSVMREHGHGHDYVERLRELNPRAAMHVPLIARGKTLGVATFVSSTPGRRYGQVDLKLAQELARRVAVCIDNARLYRESQDTIRLRDEFLSVASHELNTPLTSLRLLVQALLRQVPPELPPLAVRSLRTLDTQSARLATLVEEMLDISHLQAGRLDLRLSRVDLAEVIDNVAQLLREPLQRARCELELQVERPLMGHWDASRLQQVLVHLVSNALKFGAGKPITLRAWAEDGTHVHVSVRDQGIGIPADQLPHIFERFERAVSVRAYGGLGLGLHLAREIITALGGSIRVDSTPGVGSTFTVTLRPTTAKPDTLQ; this is encoded by the coding sequence ATGTGGCAGGCGCCGGGCACCGAAGGACCGCGGGAAATCCACCGGGGACGCCGGTACGTCGTCCTGCGGACCTTGGGACAGGACGGAGTCCCGCGGGTCATCAAGCAGGTCCGCCAGGGGCCGCTCGCCGCCGGCAGCGCGGCCATGCTGCGCCACGAGTACACGCTCTTGCGCGAGCTGCGCGACAGCGTGCCGCACATCTCCCGCGCCGTCTGGCTGGAGGATGAGCCTCCGCGCCTGCCCGTCCTCACGCTGGAGGACAGCGGCCCTCACGACCTCCAGGGCTGGCAGCACCGCAGGCCCGTGGAGGTGGAGGTCTTCATGGAGCTGGCCCTCCAGGCCACCAGCATCCTCGCGGGGCTCCACCATCAGCACGTCATCCACCGGGACATCAACCCCACCAATCTGGTGATGAGCGCCGACGGCCGTCGCCTCACCCTCGTCGACTTCGACCTGGCCACGCGGGTCTCCGGCCTCGCGCCCTCGGGGGGAATGCCCGCCGAGCTCCAGTGGGCGCTGCCCTACATCGCCCCGGAGCAGACCGGACGGATGAACCGGCCGCTCGACCACCGCGCCGACCTCTACTCGCTGGGCGCCACGTTCTACGAGCTGCTCACCGGACTGCCGCCCTTCACTTCGTCGGACCCGGTGGAGCTGGTCCACGCGCACCTCGCGCGGCCTCCCGTTCCGCTCACCTTCGTCAACCCGGCCCTCCCCCGCGTCGTCTCGGACATCGTCCTCAAGCTGCTCGCGAAGATGCCCGAGGAGCGCTACCAGAGCGCCGACTCCCTGCTCGCCGACCTCCAGGAGGTGCGCAGGCGCCAGGCGCGGCACGCGCCAGGGGACTTCGAGCTGGGACGGCTGGACCTGGCCCGTCAACTCTCGCTGCCGGAGCGGCTCTACGGCCGCGAGCCTCAACAAGCCGAGCTGCGCGCCGCGCGCGAGCGGGTGCGGAGAGGCCCCAGCGAGCGGGTGCTGCTGTCCGGCGCGGCGGGCATCGGCAAGTCCGCGCTCGTCCACGACCTGGGGCGCGACGCGGCGAAGGGAGACCGGCTGCTGACGGGCAAGTTCAACCAGCTCCAGGGCAACGTGCCCTACTCCGCCTTCGTCCAGGCGTTCCAAGGCCTCGCGCACGAGCTGATGGAGGAGACACCCGAGGCGCGCGACGTCTGGCGCCAACGCCTCCTGGGCGCCCTGGGCCCTCACGCGCGAGTCATCACCGATGTCATCCCCGCGCTGGAGGAGCTTCTCGGTCCCCAGCCGCTCCCCCCCAAGCTGGGTCCGGTCGAGTCCGCCGCGCGCTTCCACCTCCTCTTCCAGTCCTTCGTGCAGGCGCTGGCCACGCCACGTCACGCGCTCATCCTGTTCCTGGATGACCTCCAGTGGGCGGACCCCGGCTCGCTCCAGCTCCTCAAGAGCCTGTGCGGAGACCCCGGCTCGCTGCACCTCCTCTTCATCGTCGCGTGGCGCCCGCAGGAGCTCGGGCCCGAGCATCCCCTGCCCCGCGTGCTGCGCACCCTCGAGGAAGAAGGCGCCATCCCCTCGCGCGCGTTCGAGCTGGCGCCCCTGGACGACGGCGCCATCACCGCGCTGTGCGCGGACACCTTCCGCCGCCAGCCCGAGGACGTCGCCCCCCTGGCCCGGCTGCTGCTCCGGAAGACCGCGGGCAATCCCCTCTTCCTCACGCGCCTGCTGCGCATGCTGCACGGCTCCGGCCTCTTGAGCTTCGACTGGGAGCACGGCACGTGGACGTGGGAATTGGAGCGGCTGGAGCGCGTGGAGGTGACGGAGAACGTGGTGGAGCTGATGCTCGACACCATCCGCCGCCTTCCCGGGCAGGCGCAGCACGTGCTGGAGGTGGCCGCGTGTCTGGGGGACCGCGTGGAGCTGGGTGTGCTGTCCGCCCTCGTGGGAGAGCGCGACGAGGACGCCGCGTCCTCGCTGTGGACCTTGCTGCGTGAGGGACTGCTCATCCCGGAGAACGAGCCCCTCCATCCACGAGCGCACCCGGATGCCTCCGCCCCACAGGAGGCCGTCTACCGCTTCGCGCATGACCGCGTCCGGCAGGCCGCCTACTCCCTGCTCACCGAGGCGCGGCGCGCGGAGCTCCATCGCGCCGCGGGGCAGTGGCTCTTGCGCGGTGCTCGCGGCGAGGTGCTGGAAGAGCGCCTCTTCGCCATCGTGGACCACCTCTACCGGGGACTGGATTCATCGACGGACCTCGCGGAGCGTCAGACGCTGGCTGAGCTGCTCTTCCGCGCGGGCCTCAAGGCCAAGGCGGCCTCCGCCTTCGGCGCCGCGCGGGTGTACCTCACGCGGGGCCTGTCCCTGCTGCCTCCCACCGAGTGGCCTCGGCGCCACGAGCAGCTCTTCCAGGTCCACAAGGAAGCCGCCGAGTGCGCCTACCTCTCCGGCAATGGCAGACAGGCCGAGGAGCTGCTCCAGACAGCGCACGAGCACGCCGCCTCCGCGCCGCGCAAGGTGGACCTGTACGTCCTCCAGGTGCTGGCCCACCTGCTCAACGGCCACTACGAGGAGGCCGTGCGCTCGGGGAGGGAGGGGCTGCGCCTGTTCGGAATGGAGCTGCCGGAGGACGGCTACGTCCAGGCCCTCTCCGCCGAGCTCGTCGACGTGGAGCACCAGCTCCGGGGGCGCGCGGTGGAGGAGCTGTTGAACGAGCCTCCCATGGAGGACCCCAGACACCTGGCCTGTGTCCAGCTCCTCGCGGAGCTCGTCACCCCCGCCTACTTCGTCGACCCGGACCTGTATGCGTATCTCAACACACGGGCGCTCGCGCTCACGCTCGAGCATGGCAACTCCCGCTGGGCGCCCTCCGTGTATGCCTATCACGGCATGCTGCTGGCCAGCCGCGGCGACGCGGCGCGCGCGGAGTCGTTCTGCCACCTGGGTATCTCGCTGGCGCGGCGCATGGGGGACTCGCGGCAGGAGTGCCGGGCCCTGGTCACCCTCACCCTCAACATCAATCACTGGCGCGCGCCGTTGCGCACCAACCTGTCGCTCTTGCGGCGGGCCATCACCACGGGCCTGGCCAGCGGCGACCTCCAGTACACCAGCTACGCGCTCGCCAACGTCGTCACCACCGAGCTGGCCATGGGCACCGAGCTGGTGCGCATCCTGGGCTCCATCGACACCAGCATCTCCTTCGCCCGGCGCAGCGGCGTCCAGGTGATGGCGGACGTCTCCGTCCTCTACCGGCAGGCCATCCGCGCGCTCCAGGGACGCACCCACCAGCTCGCCCGGTTGGATGACGACGACTTCGTCGAGAAGGACTTCCTCGCTTCGGGGCAGATGGCCCACACGAGCCTCTACCTTCGCTCGCTGCTGAGGCTGTTCGTCGCGTACATCCTGGGAGACCTCGACGAGGCCGCGAGGATGTCGCGCGAGGTGCTGCCCTATGTCCACTTCTCCCAGGGCTTCTTCCGCAACGTCGACTTCAACGTGTTGACCTCGCTCACGTCCATGGCGCGCGCCATCCGCATTCCCCAGGAGCGGGACGTGGCGCTCGCCACCGTCGAGGAGAATCAGCGGCAGCTCGGCGCCTGGGCCCGCCTGTGCCCGGAGAACTTCCGCCACAAGCACCAGCTCGTCGCCGCCGAGCAGGCCCGCGTCGAGGGACGGGACATGGAGGCCATGGGCCTCTACGACAGCGCCATCGACGGCGCGCATACCCAAGGCTTCCTCCACGACGAGGCCATCGCGAACGAGCTGGCGGGGCGCTTCCATCAACAACTTGGCCACAAGCGCTTCGCCACCCTCCACCTGCGCGCGGCGCTGGACTGCTTCACGCGCTGGGGCGCCCAGGCCAAGGTGGCGCTGCTCGAGGAGGAGTTCCCCGACCTCAAGGGCGTGGTCGACCGGCCGTGGATAGAGCCCGGGGTCAGCCCCTCGGGCCTGGGCGCGCCGGGCGCGTCGCTGGACCTGCTCACGATGCTCAAGGCGTCCGAGACGCTGATGGGCGAGGTGGTGCTGGACCGGCTCCTGGAGAAGTTGATGGCCGTGTGCTTCGAGGCCGCCGGGGCCACGCGTGGCGCGCTGGTGCTGGAGGAGGAAGGCACCCTGCAAGTGCGCGCCGTGGGCGCCATCTCCGAGCCCGTCAGCCTGGAGCACACGCCGCTCTCCGAGTCGACCCAGGTGCCCGTCACCCTCCTGGAGCATGCGTGCCGAACCGGAGAGACACTCGTCCTGGCCGACGCCGCGCACCAGGGCCGCTTCACCCACGACGCCTACGTGGTCCGCCGCGCCGTGAAGTCCGCGCTGGCCATCCCCATCCAACGCCATGGGAAGACCGCGGGCGTGCTCTACCTGGAGAACGACCTGGCCACGCGCGCCTTCACGCCGGAGCGGATGGGACTCTTGCGGACCCTCTCCTCACAGATTGCCATCTCGCTGGAGAACAGCCGCCTGTTCGAGCAGCTCCACGTCGAGGTGCGGGAGCGCCGCCGCGCCGAGGAGGCCGTGCGCTTCCTGGCCGACTCCGGGCTCGCGCTGGCGGAGTCGTTGGACTTGGAGAAGACCCTCGCCCAGGCCACGCGCCTGGTGGTGCCCTTCCTCGCGGACTGGTGCATGTTCTCCGTGCTCGACCGTGAAGACGAGCTGCGCCTGGTGGCCGCCGCGCACGCGGACCCGGAGAAGGACCGCCGGCTCCACGAGCTGTTCGAGAAGTACCCCCTCGCATGCACCCCGCCCCCCGCCCTCGTCCATGTGCTGCGCACGGGCCGGCCCTTCCTGCGCGCCGAGGTCACCCACTCCGTGATGCGCGAGCACGGCCATGGCCACGACTACGTCGAGCGGCTGCGCGAGCTCAATCCCCGGGCCGCCATGCACGTGCCCCTCATCGCACGAGGCAAGACGCTGGGCGTCGCCACCTTCGTCTCCTCCACGCCCGGGCGCAGATACGGCCAGGTGGACCTGAAGCTCGCGCAGGAGCTCGCCCGCCGCGTCGCCGTCTGCATCGACAACGCCCGCCTCTATCGCGAGTCCCAGGACACCATCCGCCTGCGCGATGAGTTCCTCAGCGTGGCCTCTCACGAGCTGAACACGCCGCTCACCTCCCTGCGCCTCCTGGTGCAGGCGCTGCTGCGCCAGGTGCCGCCGGAGCTTCCTCCCCTCGCGGTGCGCAGCCTGCGCACGCTCGACACGCAGAGCGCCCGGCTCGCCACGCTGGTGGAGGAGATGCTCGACATCTCCCATCTCCAGGCCGGCCGCCTGGACCTGCGCCTGTCGCGCGTCGACCTGGCGGAGGTCATCGACAACGTCGCCCAGCTCCTTCGCGAGCCCCTCCAGCGCGCGCGCTGCGAGCTGGAGCTCCAGGTGGAACGCCCGCTGATGGGCCACTGGGACGCCTCGCGGCTCCAACAAGTGCTGGTCCACCTGGTGTCCAACGCCCTCAAGTTCGGCGCGGGCAAACCCATCACCCTCCGCGCCTGGGCCGAGGACGGCACCCACGTCCACGTGAGCGTCCGGGACCAGGGCATCGGCATCCCCGCCGACCAACTCCCCCACATCTTCGAGCGCTTCGAGCGCGCCGTCTCCGTGCGCGCCTACGGAGGCCTGGGGTTGGGACTCCACCTCGCGCGCGAAATCATCACCGCGCTGGGCGGGAGCATCCGCGTGGACAGCACGCCGGGCGTGGGCAGCACCTTCACCGTCACCCTGCGTCCGACCACCGCGAAGCCCGATACGCTCCAGTGA
- a CDS encoding UDP-3-O-(3-hydroxymyristoyl) glucosamine N-acyltransferase — MRALMVTRFSHVSATPEPSRGVAHFRLASSARVLGRVHLGPGVHLAQGAVVCSPDGSVQLGAGSAVRENATVVGTSRNPVTVGEKTSLGPRSLVLGASLGHLCEVGAGAILMPGSQLGDRCMVSEGALVPAGMWVPSDSVVVGRPARVARRVDTGDLERLRMTRGGSLALPEQPLTPFFAKDRAEDAPMGQLYSFRDKHPLVHPTATLFSSCEVTGDVIIGPGSIIGPGVRIVGESHVPLRIGAGVRIHANTVIHLQLGGSLVLEDGVLMGPGCVVHGCFVGANTVVEPGAILCDRSRLGRGCVVGAGSLVRAGTLFPDAAQVDGFPAVQTGFLSALPPVPSWSLRPEDLPELRRVS; from the coding sequence TTGCGCGCACTCATGGTGACGCGCTTTTCACATGTCTCAGCCACGCCCGAACCCAGCCGGGGCGTCGCACACTTCCGTCTGGCCAGCAGTGCTCGCGTCCTGGGACGCGTGCACCTGGGACCGGGGGTACATCTCGCGCAAGGCGCGGTGGTGTGCTCTCCGGATGGCTCCGTCCAACTGGGTGCGGGCAGCGCGGTGCGAGAGAATGCCACCGTCGTCGGCACGTCCCGAAACCCTGTCACGGTGGGCGAGAAGACTTCGCTGGGCCCCCGGAGCCTGGTGCTGGGCGCCTCGCTGGGGCACCTGTGCGAGGTGGGCGCGGGCGCCATCCTCATGCCAGGCAGCCAGCTGGGAGACCGCTGCATGGTGAGCGAGGGGGCGCTCGTGCCCGCTGGCATGTGGGTCCCCTCGGATTCCGTCGTGGTGGGCCGGCCCGCCCGCGTCGCGCGCCGGGTCGATACGGGCGACCTGGAGCGGCTTCGCATGACTCGCGGCGGAAGCCTGGCCTTGCCCGAACAACCTCTCACCCCCTTCTTCGCGAAAGACCGCGCCGAGGACGCACCCATGGGACAGCTCTATTCCTTCCGGGACAAGCATCCGCTCGTCCACCCCACCGCCACGCTCTTCTCCTCCTGCGAGGTGACGGGCGACGTCATCATCGGCCCGGGCTCCATCATCGGCCCGGGCGTGAGAATCGTCGGCGAATCCCACGTGCCGCTGCGAATCGGCGCGGGCGTCCGCATCCACGCCAACACCGTGATTCATCTGCAACTGGGTGGCAGTCTTGTCCTGGAGGACGGCGTCCTCATGGGGCCGGGCTGCGTGGTGCACGGCTGCTTCGTGGGGGCGAACACGGTGGTGGAGCCGGGCGCCATCCTCTGCGACCGCAGCCGGCTGGGGCGGGGCTGCGTGGTGGGGGCGGGCAGCCTGGTGCGCGCGGGGACGCTGTTCCCGGACGCCGCGCAGGTGGATGGATTCCCCGCGGTGCAGACAGGATTTCTCTCCGCGTTGCCGCCCGTGCCCTCCTGGTCGCTGCGGCCCGAGGACCTGCCGGAGCTGCGCCGGGTGAGCTAG
- a CDS encoding MATE family efflux transporter has product MSDVGVPSEGRTAGFWASLKEAMHGTERDLTELPVKRAIFLLAVPMVLEMVMESIFAVVDVFFVGRLGADAVATVGLTESLLTIIYAAAMGLSIGATAMVSRRIGEKDPERAARTAVQAIGLGVLLAVPISAAGVIFARPLMGLMGGSPWVLEHGVRYTQVMLGGMCSVFLLFLINAIFRGAGDAAIAMRVLWLANAINIVLAPMLIFGVGPFPEMGVMGAAVATTFGRSCGVVYQLYRLGRGGGRLQVRREHLKLEMGTMLSMLKLSGAGTAQALVNTTSWVMLARIVATFGSAAVAGYTIAMRIVLFALLPSWGLANAAATMVGQSLGAKDPARGERAVWTAGRINAVFLGSLGLLFVLFADPLVGTFSTDAAVVDHASHALRIISGGFLFYAFGMVLTQSFNGAGDTATPTFINIFCFWLLELPLAWVLSGPGGMGPSGVFLALSVAFSMVAVISAILFRRGAWKLRKV; this is encoded by the coding sequence ATGTCTGACGTGGGAGTGCCCTCGGAAGGGCGTACGGCGGGATTCTGGGCATCGCTGAAGGAAGCGATGCATGGCACGGAGCGGGACCTCACGGAGCTCCCGGTGAAGCGCGCCATCTTCCTGCTCGCGGTCCCCATGGTGCTGGAGATGGTGATGGAGTCCATCTTCGCCGTGGTGGACGTCTTCTTCGTCGGCCGCCTGGGCGCTGACGCCGTCGCGACGGTGGGGCTGACGGAGTCGCTGCTCACCATCATCTACGCCGCGGCGATGGGCCTGAGCATCGGCGCCACCGCGATGGTGTCGCGCCGCATCGGTGAGAAGGACCCGGAGCGGGCGGCTCGCACGGCGGTGCAAGCCATTGGGCTGGGGGTGCTCCTGGCGGTTCCCATCTCGGCCGCGGGCGTCATCTTCGCCCGGCCGTTGATGGGGCTGATGGGCGGCTCGCCGTGGGTGCTGGAGCACGGCGTGCGCTACACGCAGGTGATGCTGGGCGGCATGTGCAGCGTGTTCCTGCTGTTCCTCATCAACGCCATCTTCCGGGGTGCGGGCGACGCGGCCATCGCCATGCGGGTGCTGTGGCTGGCCAACGCCATCAACATCGTCCTGGCGCCCATGCTCATCTTCGGCGTGGGGCCCTTCCCGGAGATGGGCGTCATGGGCGCCGCCGTGGCGACGACGTTCGGCCGCAGCTGCGGCGTGGTGTATCAGCTCTACCGGTTGGGGCGAGGCGGCGGCCGGCTCCAGGTGCGGCGAGAGCACCTGAAGCTGGAGATGGGGACGATGCTGTCCATGCTCAAGCTGTCGGGCGCGGGCACGGCGCAGGCGCTGGTGAACACCACCAGCTGGGTGATGCTGGCGCGCATCGTCGCGACGTTCGGCAGCGCGGCGGTGGCGGGCTACACCATCGCCATGCGCATCGTCCTCTTCGCGCTGCTTCCCTCGTGGGGTCTGGCCAACGCGGCGGCCACCATGGTGGGGCAGAGCCTGGGGGCCAAGGACCCGGCGCGCGGCGAGCGCGCGGTGTGGACGGCGGGCCGCATCAACGCCGTCTTCCTGGGCTCGCTGGGGCTCTTGTTCGTCCTCTTCGCGGACCCGCTGGTGGGCACCTTCTCCACGGACGCGGCGGTGGTGGACCACGCCTCGCACGCGCTGCGCATCATCAGCGGAGGCTTCCTCTTCTACGCCTTCGGCATGGTGCTGACGCAGTCCTTCAACGGCGCGGGCGATACGGCCACTCCGACGTTCATCAACATCTTCTGCTTCTGGCTGCTGGAGCTGCCGCTGGCGTGGGTGTTGTCGGGGCCCGGGGGCATGGGGCCCTCGGGCGTCTTCCTGGCGCTCTCGGTGGCCTTCTCCATGGTGGCCGTCATCTCCGCCATCCTCTTCCGCCGAGGAGCCTGGAAGCTCCGGAAGGTGTAG